One window from the genome of Magnolia sinica isolate HGM2019 chromosome 4, MsV1, whole genome shotgun sequence encodes:
- the LOC131242577 gene encoding LRR receptor-like serine/threonine-protein kinase RGI2, whose translation MPSSNPISFLLFLLSLSISLPISALNHEGLSLLSWLSSFNSSSPLFSSWNQSHQNPCNWTYITCSRDGLISEIKINSINLPTTFPTQLFSFNSLTTIIISNANLTGEIPPSIVNLSSSLTTLDLSYNALSGRIPPDMGKLSELMSLSLNSNFLQGELPPEIGNCSSLRRLELFDNRFSGKVPAEIGRLLNLEILRAGGNAGIRGGIPAEISNCKGLVFLGLAATSVSGEIPTSFGDLKNLKTLSIYTANISGRIPPQIANTSALEYLFLYQNQLSGEIPAELGLLKNLKSILLWSNNLTGNVPEVFGNCTDLRIIDLSLNSLTGEIPLSYSNLGRLEDLILSENNISGRIPPFLGNLSSLKQLEVDNNQLSGEIPVEIGRLKELTQFFAWQNQLHGNIPSELGNCEKLQALDLSHNFLTGSLPNSLFNLKNLTKLLLISNGFSGKIPPDIGNCTGLIRLRLGFNRLSGQIPPEISLLSSLSFLELSENQFSGEIPPGIGNCTRLEMLDLHENRLQGKIPASFEFLVSLNVLDLSMNGISGSVPESLGRLTTLNKLILNGNYITGTIPKSLGLCKDLQLLDMSSNRMSGLIPDEIGNLQGLDIMLNLSWNSLSGPIPEGFSKFSKLAYLDLSHNMLVGNLSVLGQLENLVSLDVSYNNFSGYLPDTTFFRELPSICLSGNQELCTGRDECFVQVGDAHVSERPGRRNSTQNAVLRVVLSIAIALGFMLLGILLVIRARKRAVGSDEENEHGWEWKITQFQKLNFSLDDIVTKLLDSNVVGQGSSGKVYRVETRIGQVIAVKKLWPVKIGEFSEQDSFSAEIKTLGSIRHKNIVRLLGFCTNKNTRLLLFDYISNGSLAGLLHEKKVFLDWDLRFKIVLGAAQGLSYLHHDCIPPIVHRDIKANNILIGLQFEAYLADFGLAKLIDCSDHTKSCNTVAGSYGYIAPEYGYSMKITEKSDVYSYGVVLLEVLTGMQPTDHRIPDGTHIVNWVRWRLQKTGRQAIDVLDKQLQDHPESQIQEMLQVLGVALLCVNPCPAERPTMKDVAVLLKEIRHETEESTRADMARKGFIDNTKAAHCSSFARPSEPLIRSPSLIFSSSSSRVAFQ comes from the exons ATGCCTTCAAGCAATCCAATCTCTTTCCTACTCTTCCTTCTCAGCCTTTCAATCTCCCTTCCCATTTCTGCATTGAACCATGAAGGACTCTCCCTCCTTTCATGGCTCTCAAGCTTCAACTCctcctctcctctcttctcttcATGGAACCAATCCCACCAAAATCCATGCAATTGGACTTACATCACATGTTCTAGAGATGGGTTAATCTCAGAAATCaaaatcaactccatcaatctcccTACCACCTTCCCTACTCAGCTATTCTCCTTCAACTCcctcaccaccatcatcatctctAATGCAAACCTCACCGGAGAAATCCCACCATCGATTGTGAACCTATCATCATCGCTGACCACGCTTGATCTTAGCTACAATGCTCTCAGTGGGAGAATCCCACCCGATATGGGAAAGCTATCCGAGTTGATGTCTCTCTCATTGAATTCCAATTTCTTGCAAGGCGAGCTCCCCCCGGAAATTGGCAACTGTTCGAGTCTCCGGAGGCTTGAGCTGTTTGACAACCGGTTCTCTGGAAAGGTCCCAGCAGAAATTGGACGATTGTTGAATCTGGAAATCTTAAGGGCTGGTGGGAATGCGGGAATTCGTGGAGGAATTCCGGCTGAGATTTCAAACTGCAAAGGTCTAGTTTTTTTGGGTCTTGCAGCTACTTCAGTTTCGGGTGAGATTCCAACGAGTTTTGGAGATTTGAAGAATCTCAAGACACTTTCGATTTATACTGCAAATATCTCGGGCAGGATTCCTCCTCAAATTGCAAACACCTCTGCTCTTGAGTATCTGTTCCTATACCAAAACCAACTTTCTGGGGAGATTCCCGCCGAATTGGGCCTGTTGAAGAATCTTAAGagcattttgttgtggagtaacAATCTGACCGGGAATGTTCCTGAAGTGTTTGGGAATTGCACTGATTTGAGAATTATAGACTTGTCTTTGAATTCTCTGACCGGTGAAATTCCACTCTCATATTCTAATTTGGGCAGGTTAGAGGACCTTATATTATCTGAAAACAACATCTCCGGGAGAATTCCGCCTTTCTTGGGGAACTTGTCAAGCCTGAAACAACTGGAAGTGGATAATAATCAACTTTCCGGTGAGATTCCAGTGGAAATCGGGCGGTTGAAGGAGCTGACTCAGTTCTTCGCATGGCAGAATCAGCTCCATGGTAACATACCGTCTGAATTGGGCAATTGCGAAAAGCTTCAAGCATTGGATCTTTCGCACAATTTCCTTACTGGGTCTCTTCCTAATTCTCTGTTCAATCTGAAGAACTTAACTAAACTGTTGCTAATCTCGAATGGGTTTTCGGGAAAGATTCCTCCGGACATTGGCAATTGCACTGGATTGATCCGTCTACGACTGGGATTTAACAGGTTATCAGGCCAAATCCCGCCAGAAATCAGTCTTTTAAGTAGCTTGAGCTTCCTGGAATTGTCAGAAAATCAGTTCTCCGGCGAAATTCCACCAGGAATTGGAAACTGTACTCGTCTAGAAATGCTTGATTTGCATGAAAATAGGCTTCAAGGCAAGATTCCTGCATCCTTTGAATTTCTTGTTTCTCTCAATGTTCTAGACCTTTCAATGAATGGGATCTCAGGTTCTGTTCCTGAGAGCTTAGGAAGGCTCACGACGCTGAATAAACTCATTTTAAATGGCAATTATATTACCGGTACGATTCCCAAGTCCTTGGGTCTTTGCAAGGATCTGCAGTTGCTGGATATGAGCAGCAACAGAATGTCTGGTTTGATTCCTGATGAGATTGGCAATTTGCAAGGACTAGATATCATGTTGAATTTGAGTTGGAATTCTCTTTCGGGCCCGATCCCGGAAGGATTTTCAAAGTTTTCAAAGCTCGCGTACCTAGATCTCTCGCACAACATGTTAGTAGGGAATTTGAGTGTATTGGGTCAGCTCGAAAATCTTGTTTCTTTGGATGTTTCATACAATAATTTCTCAGGTTATCTTCCTGATACTACATTTTTCCGAGAGCTCCCATCGATCTGTCTTTCCGGCAATCAAGAGCTTTGCACTGGTCGGGATGAATGTTTTGTTCAAGTTGGAGATGCCCATGTCAGTGAAAGGCCCGGTCGAAGAAACTCAACTCAAAATGCAGTTCTCCGTGTCGTGCTTAGCATTGCTATAGCTCTGGGATTCATGCTTCTAGGAATACTGCTGGTGATCCGAGCTCGGAAAAGGGCAGTTGGAAGTGATGAAGAAAATGAACATGGGTGGGAGTGGAAGATCACTCAATTTCAGAAGCTGAATTTCTCTCTTGATGATATCGTCACAAAGCTATTGGATTCAAATGTTGTTGGGCAAGGCTCTTCGGGCAAGGTTTATCGGGTTGAGACTCGAATTGGACAGGTGATCGCAGTTAAGAAGCTGTGGCCAGTTAAGATTGGAGAATTTTCAGAGCAGGATTCATTTTCTGCAGAAATTAAGACTCTTGGGTCTATCAGACATAAGAACATAGTAAGGCTTTTGGGTTTTTGTACTAACAAGAATACCAGATTGCTCTTGTTCGATTACATCAGCAATGGGAGTTTGGCTGGATTGCTTCATGAGAAGAAGGTTTTCTTGGACTGGGATTTGAGATTTAAGATTGTTCTTGGAGCAGCACAAGGGCTGTCCTATCTTCACCACGACTGTATTCCTCCGATCGTTCATCGCGATATCAAGGCCAATAACATCTTGATTGGCCTGCAGTTTGAAGCATATCTCGCAGATTTTGGCCTTGCAAAGCTCATTGATTGCTCTGATCATACAAAATCCTGCAATACCGTGGCTGGTTCTTATGGATACATTGCTCCTG AGTATGGATACAGTATGAAAATCACAGAGAAGAGTGATGTCTACAGCTATGGTGTGGTGCTCCTAGAGGTCTTAACTGGGATGCAACCAACCGATCATCGCatcccagatgggacccacattgtcAATTGGGTCCGATGGAGACTGCAGAAAACAGGCAGACAGGCCATAGACGTGCTCGACAAGCAACTTCAAGACCATCCAGAGTCTCAGATCCAGGAAATGCTTCAAGTTCTTGGTGTGGCCCTTCTATGTGTGAACCCTTGTCCAGCAGAGAGACCCACCATGAAAGATGTAGCCGTGCTGCTCAAGGAAATCAGGCATGAAACAGAAGAATCCACCAGAGCTGATATGGCTCGTAAGGGATTCATAGACAACACAAAAGCAGCCCACTGCAGCAGTTTCGCTAGACCGTCTGAACCTCTTATCAGATCACCTTCCTTGATCTTCTCTTCCAGTTCCAGTAGGGTAGCCTTTCAGTAA